The sequence ATAAACATCTGCTGGGTGAATATGTCGAATTGCCGTTAACAGGTCGTAAAATCCCGGTGATTGCCGATGAGTATGTGGATCCTGAATTCGGTACCGGTTGCGTCAAAATTACCCCTGCGCATGATTTTAATGATTATGAAGTCTGGACGCGGCATAGAAACACCTCGGCTATTCAGGCATTACCGCATGGCGGCTTGATCAATATTTTTACAGCCGATGCGTGTATCAGAAATAACAAGGGCGATGAAGATTTTTTAATCCCTCACAAATACATGGGGATGGATCGTTTTGAGGCGAGAAGGGAAATCGTCTCCGATCTGGAAGCACAGGGTTTGCTGGAAAAAATTGTTGACCATAAATTAATGGTTCCGCGTGGCGATCGAACCAGTGCCGTGATTGAACCGTTTTTAACTGATCAGTGGTATGTCAAAGTGGCGCCTCTTGCCAAGCCGGCTATCGAAGCGGTAGAAAACGGCGATATCAAGTTTGTGCCGGATAACTGGAAAAACACTTATTTTGACTGGATGCGCAATATTCAGGATTGGTGTATTTCAAGGCAGATCTGGTGGGGACACCGCATTCCCGCCTGGTACGATGATAAAGGCAATATTTATGTGGGCCGTTCAGAGCGAGCCATACGCGAACAACATAAGCTGCCGGATGATTATTCTTTAAAGCAGGACGAGGATGTGCTGGATACCTGGTTCTCATCAGCATTGTGGCCATTTTCAACATTAGGCTGGCCGGAACAAACACCGGAATTGGGCAAACATTATCCGACCAGCGTTTTGGTAACCGGTTTCGATATCATCTTTTTCTGGGTGGCCCGGATGATTATGATGGGCCTTAAATTTCAGGGGCAGGTGCCTTTCAGGGAAGTGTATATACATGGCCTGGTGCGGGATGCGGAAGGGCAGAAAATGTCCAAATCCAAAGGCAATGTGCTGGACCCTATCGATCTGATCGACGGTATCGATCTGGAAGCGCTGGTTGAAAAGCGTATTTCCGGAATGATGCAGCCGCATTTGGCCAAGAAAATAGAAACGGTTACCCGTAAACAATTTCCAGACGGTATTCCGTCTTATGGGACCGATGCCTTGCGTTTCACGTTTGCTTCTCTGGCCTCAACCGGGCGCGATATCCGCTTTGATTTGGCGCGTACCGAAGGATATCGCAATTTCTGTAACAAACTCTGGAATGCCGCCCGTTATGTGTTGATGAATACGGAAGAACAGGATAATGGCTTATCCGGTCTTCCTTGTGAATACACTCAAGTCGATCGCTGGATAATGTCCCGTTTACAGCAGCAAATTGCTGTTACACGGCAGGCGATCGATAATTACCGCTTCGATTTGGCCGCGCAGGCACTTTACGATTTTACCTGGAACGAATATTGTGACTGGTATCTGGAATTGGCCAAGATCTCGCTGCAGTCTGAAAATGAAGCCGTTCAACGCGGAACAAGGCAGACTTTGGTGTCGGTTCTGGAGACCGTTTTACGGTTGGCTCATCCCATCATGCCTTTTATTACTGAGGAAATATGGCAGCGCGTTGCGCCGTTAGCGGGGATTAATGGTCCTACCATCATGCGTCAATCCTATCCTGAGACCGATGCATCCCTTATTGATACGGCAGCCATTGCTGAAATTGAATGGGTGATGGCATTTATTCTCGGCGTACGCAGAATCCGCGGCGAAATGAATATCGCACCAGGAAAGCCGTTGCCGGTTTTGATTCAAAACGGCACGGCTACCGATCAGGCGATGCTGGAAAACAGTCAGGCTTATTTGAAAAAATTAGGCAGACTTGAGGCTATCACCTGGCTCGGTTTAGATGAAATTGCTCCCGAATCGGCAATTGCACTGGTGGGCGAGATGAAGATTTTAATTCCGATGGCGGGCCTGATCGATAAACAGGCGGAACTGACCCGGCTGGATAAGGAGATTCAGCGCATCAGTAAAGAGTTGCCCCGCATTGAAGGCAAGTTGAACAATCCCAGCTTTGTGGATAAGGCTCCGGCTGACGTCATCGTCAAAGAAAAAAACAAGCTGTCCGATTTACAGTCTACACTTAGAAGTCTCGAAGAGCAGGTGCTAAAAATAAAGGCCCTTTAAAGATGGCTTACAGGTAAAACCGGAGTATCTAGTGACAAACTGGTGTGTGAGCGTACCGTCTCCATGCCTTTTTGTCATGAACCTTCAACGAAGGCTGCCGTTGGCCTTGATGTTAAATGAACAAAGCGAGTTATGGTGACCAATAATCCTGACCAACAGCTGGGTGGTCTTTCGAGATGTTTGATTCAGGCCGGCTTGGTTTCTGAGGCGGAAATGTTGGCTCATATACAGGCAGCCAAAAAAGCAAAAATCTCGTTAATTAACTACCTGGTTTCCAATAAGGTTGTAAGCAGCAAAGCTATCTCAGAGCGTGCTTCAGTTGAATTCGGCTTGCCGCAATTCGATCTTAGCGCTATTGATGTCAAAAGTTTGCCGGTAGCCTTGGTTACCGAAAAGCTGATCAGGAAGCATCATGCGCTGCCTTTGCTTAAGCGGGGAAACCGGCTGTTTCTGGCCATATCTGACGCCAGCAATTTTCAGGCTCAAGATGAAATAAAATTCCATACCCGGCTGAATATTGACACCATTCTGGTTGAAGAAGACAAGCTGGGCAAGGCGATAGATTCAGCATTGGAAGCTGCCGAAACGATGATGACGGATCTGCTGGATTCGGATTTGGATAATCTGGAGATAACCGGTGGTGATCAGGATAATTTAAAGGATGATTCCGGACCGGAAGTGGATGATGGTCCGATTGTTCGTTTTGTGAATAAAATTCTGCTGGATGCGATTAAAAAAGGCGTTTCGGATATCCATCTTGAACCGTATGAAAAATCTTTTCGTATCCGGTACCGCGGCGATGGCATGTTGTATGAAGTAGCCAGCCCCCCTTCAAATATTTCCAATCGTATTATTTCCAGATTAAAGGTAATGGCCAGAATGGACATTGCCGAGCGGCGTATTCCTCAGGATGGTCGTATTAAGATGGCGTTATCCAAAACGCGCGCCATTGATTTCCGGGTCAATACCTGCCCAACGTTGTTTGGTGAAAAGGTGGTATTGCGGATTCTGGATCCAACCAGCGCCCAGCTCGGTATAGAAAAATTGGGTTTCGAGCCCATACAACAACAACGATTTTTGGAAGCCATTCACAGACCATACGGAATGGTGCTGGTTACAGGACCTACCGGAAGCGGTAAAACCGTTACGCTTTATACCGGCTTGAATATTTTGAACAGTGTCGAACGGAATATTTCGACAGCAGAGGATCCGGTTGAAATCACGGTTCCGGGCATTAATCAGGTGAATGTTAATCCTAAAGCGGGATTAACCTTTGCTACAGCGTTAAGAGCTTTTTTGCGGCAAGATCCCGATATCATTATGGTGGGCGAAATTCGAGACCTGGAAACAGCGGAAATTGCTGTTAAAGCCGCTCAAACAGGGCATTTGGTGTTATCCACACTGCATACGAACGATGCGCCGCAAACCCTGAACCGCCTCGTTCAAATGGGGATACCCCCGTTTAATATTGTCTCGGCGGTAAACTTGATTATGGCGCAACGTTTGGCCCGGCGCTTGTGTGAAAACTGCAAGGCCCGCGTTAATCTTCCCGAAGTGGCGCTTTTATCGGCCGGCTTTTTGGAAGATGAAGTTAAAGACCTCAAATTGTATGGACCTGTCGGCTGTGAGCTTTGCACCGCAGGCTATAAAGGCCGGGTGGGTATCTATCAGGTGATGCCAATCAGTGAAGGTATGCGTAAATTAATTTTAGAAGGCGGCAACACGCTGGAACTGGCGATTCAGGCTAAAGCGGAAGGCTTTAACGATTTGCGCAGGTCCGGTTTGGAAAAAGTCAAGCAAGGCGTTACCAGTCTTGAAGAAGTCGATCGAGTGACGAAGGAATAACGATGGCAGAAGCTAAAGCGACAGAACAAGTTGATTTTATTTGGGATGGTAAAGACAAAAATGGCATGCGGACCAAAGGCGAAATTGCTGCCAAATCCGAAACCGTTGCTCGTTCAGATCTGCGCCAAATGGGTATCCGTGTCATTAGTATCAAGAAAAAGCCCAAGCCTCTATTCGGTGTAAAAGTCCAAAAGATCACGCCCGGTGACATCGCCATTTTCAGTCGTCAGTTGGCAACCATGCTAGAGGCCGGTGTGCCTTTGGTTCAGTCATTTGACATTATTGGCAAGGGTCATGAAAACGCCAGCATGCAGCACTTGTTATTGAGCATTAAAGCGGATATTGAGGGCGGCAGCACGCTGGCAGAGGCGTTAAAGAAAAATCCTGTTTATTTTGATGAATTATTCTGTAATCTTGTTGAGGCGGGGGAACATGCCGGTGTTCTGGAAACCTTGCTGGATAAAATAGCCACCTATAAAGAAAAAACAGAATCGCTCAAGAAAAAAATCAAGAAAGCGCTGACTTACCCTATTGCGGTGCTGGTGGTTGCGTTTGTTGTAACCGCTATTCTATTGATTTTTGTTGTTCCGGTGTTTGAAGAACTATTTCAAGGATTCGGGGCTGATTTACCGGCTTTCACAAGAATGGTTATCGATCTGTCTGAATGGATGCAGGCTTGGTGGTGGGTTATCGTCGCTGCGGTATTCGGTTGTGTTTATACCTTTGGCTACTTTAAAAAGCGTTCCCGGAAATTTAATCACGCTTTGGATAGGACTTTGCTGAAAATTCCAGTGGTCGGTTTGATCCTGAACAAATCAGCCGTTGCTCGTTTTGCCAGAACCTTATCGACCATGTCGGCGGCAGGGGTGCCCTTGGTAGAGGCCCTGGAATCGGTGGCGGGCTCTTGCGGTAACATCATCTATGCCGATGCCGTACTCAAAATGCGTGAAGAAGTATCGACCGGTCAACGGCTTCAGTATGCAATGCAGCAAACCGCGCTGTTTCCTCATATGGTTGTGCAAATGGTGGCAATCGGAGAGGAGTCCGGATCTATCGATACGATGCTGACAAAAGTGGCGGATTTTTTTGAAGAGGAAGTGGATAACCTGGTCGATAATTTAAGCAGTTTGATGGAGCCAATTATCATGTCGGTATTAGGCGTTTTAGTGGGCGGTTTAATAGTGGCGATGTATTTGCCTATTTTCAAAATGGGCGCCGCGGTCGGTTAAGCGTTCTACCCTGGATGACATCATGATGCCGTTTGTCGATACTATTGCAATCAATTCCACGCATTTAATCGCAGTAGTGGCATTGGTTGGTTTGCTGGTAGGCAGCTTTTTAAACGTGGTCATCTACCGCCTGCCCATTATGATGAAGAGGGATTGGCGAAATGAATGTGCCGAATTTCTGAGCCTGCCCGCTGAACGATCAGAAGAGAATGCTGATTTCAATCTTGTTTTCCCTTTATCCCGCTGTCCTCACTGCAGTACGCCCATCAAGCCCTATCAGAATATTCCGGTGATCAGTTATCTGGTAATGAAAGGTCGCTGCGCGCATTGCCATGAGCCAATTTCTCTACGTTATCCCTTGGTTGAAGCGTTGACCGGCTTATGTTCAGCGTTGATTGCCTGGCGTTTCGGTTATTCGCCGGAAATGGGTGCCGCCTTATTCATGACCTGGGCTTTGATCGCGCTCAGTGCCATTGATCTGGATCATCAACTGTTGCCGGACTCGATTACGTTACCTTTGTTATGGTCCGGTTTGTTTTTAAGCCTGTTTCATGTCTTTGCCGATAGCCAGTCCAGTATCATTGGGGCGATTGCCGGTTACCTGTGCCTCTGGTTTGTTTATCATGGCTTTAAGCTGCTAACCGGCAAAGAGGGTATGGGCTTCGGGGATTTTAAATTACTGGCCGCATTCGGTGCCTGGCTGGGTTGGCAGTATTTGACCATGATCATTCTTCTCTCGTCGGTTACCGGAGCGCTAATCGGAATGGCCATGATCATTTTTGTCAGGCACGACAAGAACATTCCCATTCCGTTCGGTCCTTATCTGGCGATCGCAGGTTGGATAGCCTTACTCTGGGGCGATAAGATCAATCTGTTTTACCTCAACGCTACCGGATTGTAACTGAATGCTGAGAATCGGTTTAACGGGTGGAATTGGTTCAGGCAAGACGACGGTCGCCTCACTCTTTGCAGAACAAGGCATTCCCATCATTGATGCGGATGAACTGGCCAAAGCGCTCGTCGAGCCGGGTCAGCCTGCATTGGCTAAGATTTCGCAAGCTTTTGGCGAAGCCATGATTGATGCTAAAGGGAGTCTGGACCGGGAAGCCTTGAGAAATCTTGTCTTTGCAGATGATGAGCAAAAGAAAAAACTGGAAGCCATTCTCCATCCTTTGGTGCGTGACCGCATAGTATCGACGGTAGAAGAGCTGACAGGGCCTTATTGTATTATTTGTGTGCCGTTGTTGTTTGAATCGGGCATGAATGATTTGGTCGATAGGGTCCTGGTGGTAGATTGTCCGGTAAGTTTGCAAATAGAGCGGGTGAAACAACGTAATCAACTGAGTGAGCCGGTTATCCTTGCAATTATTGCCGCTCAGCTTTCCCGTGAATCACGCAATGTCAGGGCAGATGAACTCATTGATAATACCTGCGACAATTCTCAACTTGCAGAACAAGTCAAAAAACTGCACAATTTATATCTTTCGCTAAGCCTGAAGCAGGATAACGTTGTCAGTGAATACCGATATAGTGTATGAGTTTCCTCTCAATGAACGGATTCGAATTTTCATCCGGCTTGAATTACTGTTTAATCAGCTCAGTCACTTTCTTGAGGGTAATACCGAATTTGATAGACGAGCAGCCATCGATTCAATGCTTGATATTCTTACTATTTTTAGCCGTAATGACCTTAAGTCGGAAATTCTTAAAGAATTAGACCGTCACGGCAAAGTGCTGAACCAACTGGCTAACACCGAGGGTGTAGACACTGAAAAACTGATTGATATTCTGGCTGAATTAAATCAGATCAGTAAAAGTCTTTATGCCGACAACGGCAAGATTGGCATTAAAGTGATGGAAAGCGATTTATTTCAAAGTATTTCGCAGCGCAGTTCGATACCAGGCGGTACCTGCTCCTTTGATTTGCCCGCGTTTCATTATTGGCTGGAGCAGGATGAAGAAGTCCAGTCCATGGCCCTGGATCAGTGGACAAAACCCTTTGCCGATATCCGCAAGGCGATCGATTTAATAATGGGCTTTATTCGCCAGAGCACACGGCCTGTGGCAAAAATGGCCTCCGCAGGCTTTTTTCAGTTGCCGTTGGACAAGAGTCTGCCCTTACAATTATTGCGTATCAATGTAGCGCGTGATATTCCTTGTTTTGCGGAGATCAGTGGCGGAAAACACCGCTTTACGATTCGATTTATGGTGCCGTCTATTGATGGATCCAGGCCAACTCAAACGCCCGATAACATCCCTTTTCTGTTAACCTGCTGCCAGTTCTGAATGGATAACACGGATAAACCTTTAACGGTCAAGTGTCCGCAGTGCAAACGTCCCGTGCCATGGACTCAAGAACAGCTCTTCAAGCCTTTCTGCAGCGAGCGCTGCAAGCTGATAGATTTAGGTGAATGGGCCGCCGAGGAAAAAAGGATTCCCGGGGAGCCTGTATATGATGAGAACGAACTCGAAGATACTTTTTACCATTGATTTTTGGTAACTACTCGCCCGCTTTGAATTATAGGCGTAGGTGCTTGATTTCAAAGGACGCATGAAATCATCCCTGTTGCAGAAGCCTTTTCAATCAAGCATCTACCCCTCAAAGCCACATAAACGTTCAAACTGGGAATTGCTGTTTTTTTAACTTTTCAGCTTAAAAAGGTACGGATGCCTGATATGCCTTGCCCGCCCATTTTCCTGGCTTCGTCTAACGATTCCCTGGATACTCCACCCAACGCATAAACCGGTATATTAATCGGATTAACCCATTCGTGAAATTTCTGCCAGCCCAGCGAGGGCGTCATGGGATGAGTGGGTGTCGGTAACACAGGGGCAAGGACAGCGAAATCAAGCCCCAGTTTTTGTGCCTGTAATAACTCGACAGGGTTATGACAGGATGCGGCAATCCAACCTTTGAAGGGCGGTTTTTGGGTTAATGCCATTAAATGACGACTGGTCAGATGCACCCCGTCCGCATCCAGTTTTTCAAAGCCTTCGACACCGGAGTTAACGAGTAAACGGGCACCTTTTGCACGGCACAAAGGTTGCGCGTGAACGAAAAATTCGGCGGCTTGTTGCAATGTAAACGATTTTAACCGGGCTTGGATCAAAGTAACCCCTTGTCCCAGTAAGTTATCAAGGCGAGTGAGCAATGACTGCTCATCTTCATCATCAAGAATCGCATAATAGGGCGGTAACCTGACCGCTGAAATAATGGGTTTATTGGCTTCAGGAAAAGCAAAGTCAATCAATTTGTCCGGTAAAACCCATTGGATCGGCTGGCCTTCGCGGCCATGCGCTATGCCACTAAATTTTTCGACCCACCAGACATCCAGATTGACACTTAAGTCTGTGTAGTCATGATGGATGTTGATCAGCGGTGACGCTTTCTCTACCTGAATGGCTAATTCTTCATATAGCTCGCGTTCCAGGGCTTGTTCAACGCTTTCGCCCGCTTCAACTTTTCCGCCCGGAAACTCCCATAAATCGCCTTGATGAACCGTTGACGGACGTAAAGAAATAAGTACTTCGCCAAGCGCATTCTTTATTACGCCTACGGCAACATGCAAAGCAGCTTTCATGTGTGATTACCAAGCCATGGTTTTGAGTCCAGTCTTATTAACATCACGTTCTGTATTCAGCGTTAATTTTTACATAATCGTAGGAAAAATCGCAGGTCAGAATTTCTTGCCTAGCTTGGCCGCGCCCTAATGAGACCGTAACCGTTATTTCCTCCTGATTCATGACGTGTTGTCCGGCAGCTTCCGTGTAACCAGCTGCGCGTTCACCGGCTTTGACTATGCAAACATCACCCAGATAGATATCGACAGCTTCCAGTACCATATTGTCAATGCCTGACCTGCCGACCGCAGCAAGAATGCGCCCCCAGTTCGGGTCGCTGGCGAAAAACGCGGTTTTGACCAGTGGCGAATGCGCAATGGTTTTGCCGACTCTGGCGGCTTCCTCGTCACTGGCGGCAGTATTCACAACGATGCGCATGAGTTTGGTTGCGCCTTCACCATCTCGCACAATAGCCTCCGCCAGTTGTTTGCAGAGTGCCAAAACGGCTTGCGAAAATACTGCATAGGCTGGCGTGTCAGCTCGCAGTGCTGGCACCTCTGAGCCGCCGCTGGCCATCAGAACACAGGCGTCGTTGGTGGAGGTGTCACCATCGACAGTAATGCGGTTAAATGATTGCTCAACAGCCGCAGTCAAGCATGCCTGCAATAACGGTTGGGCAATTTTGGCGTCGGTTGCGATAAATGCCAGCATTGTTGCCATGTTCGGCTGAATCATGCCCGCACCTTTGGATATCCCCGTTATCGTGATGGTTTTGCCTCCAATGTCAATAATTTGCGAGGCTCCTTTGGCAAAGGTGTCGGTGGTCATGATGGCGCGAGCGGCTTTTTCCCAATGATCAATGGCCAGATCTCTGACTGCGTTTGGTAAAGCGGCCTGAATTTTATCGACACGTAAGGGTTCGCCGATGACGCCGGTTGAAAACGGCAGGACTTGATCGGCATCGCCATTGACTAATTCGGACAATCCGGCGCAGCTTGACAGAGCGTTTTCCATGCCCGATGCACCGGTTCCGGCATTGGCATTGCCGGAATTGATCAGCAGCCAGCGAGGACTTTTTGACAAATGCGCTCTGGCGACATGGACCGGCGCCGCGCAAAACGCATTTTGTGTAAATACTGCCGCGCAAGTTGAATCCGGAGCCATTTCGACGACCAATAAATCATCGCGTAAGGTTTGTTTAATGCCGGCACACGTTGTACCTAAGGTAATACCGGCTACCGGATGCATGGGTGGAAACGGCAAAGCGCCAACTGCCATAGGATGACCTCTTATTGTATTTGAATGATTTTTGGCGAAAAACCGCTAGCTTATTGATTTAAGCTTGTTTATGCAACCCAGTTTGAGGATTGAGACAGCTAGAATTGTTATCAAGGAGAGTTAATGAAGCGGATTTTTAATACGACAAAAGATGCGGTGTAACCGATATAAACTCTAACACAGAGGTCAAATAATTCAGGGCCACTGACTTTTACCTAATGCCATTAAGTTAAGCCTATTTTGTAGGAGCGGTCCATGCCCGCGATTGAACCCCATTCGGTCGCAGGCATGGCCGGCTCCTACAATACAGCCTATCGATTTATTGCGATGGCCTTATCTTAAAAGCATTGGTCTATTGGGTGGCAGCCAGCTCTTTCGGCCCATTGACATCTTCCGGATCGCCTTCATAAGGGGTCGCATATTTACAGTCTTTTTGCGGACACACTTTTTCAACGCCGCGCCGTTTGGTCGATTTTACGGTAAGAATAGGCCATTGGCAGGACGGGCATTCTTCCTTGATAGGCGCATCCCACAACGCATAGTTACATTTGGGATACTCGGAGCAGGAGTAAAATATTTTGCCGAACCGCGATTTACGCTTGAGAATAGTGCCCGCTTTGCATTGAGGGCAGGTAACGCCTGTATCCAGCGGTTTTTCCAGCGGCTCTATGTGCTTACATTTGGGATAAGCGCTGCAGCCGATGAACTTACCGTATTTACCGGCTTTGATGACCAAAGGCGAGTCGCATTTCGGGCACGTTCTTCCTTCTACGACTTCAGGCGCATCGGCGCTGCTGCCGTCTTCATTTAAATTCCGGGTGTAAGAACATTCCGGATAATTGTTGCAGCCGATGAAACGGCCGTTGCGGCCCAATCGAATCGATAGTTGACTGCCGCATTCGGGACATTTTTCATCAATCGCTTCATGCGTCACATCCTTGCGTTGAACACTTTCATCTTTTTCATGGATGAGCGTGTTGAAGGGGTTCCAAAATGCATGCATTAACGGAATCCACTCTTTTTCTCCGCGCGAAACAGCATCTAACTCATCTTCAAGGTTGGCCGTAAAATCGTAATCGACGTATTTGGTGAAGTGTTCGGTCAGGAATTTATTGACGATTCGTCCCACGTCAGTAGGATAAAACCGCTTGCTTTCCAGTGTGACATATTCACGATTTTGCAAAGTCGAAATGATCGATGCATAGGTAGAAGGCCTACCTATCCCGTGTTCTTCCAATGTTTTTACCAGGCTGGCCTCGCTGTAGCGGGGCGGCGGCTCGGTAAAATGTTGCCCGGCCAGGATGTCATTAAGCGGGACGGGACGTCCTTGTTCTAAAGCCGGTAAAAAGTTTTCTTTGTCATCGCCTTCCTGGGTATCGTCAATGCCCTCGAGATAAACGGCCATAAAACCCGGTTTGGCTATGGTTGATCCGGTCGCACGGAACAAATGTTGCTGCTCTTCACCGCAGCAAAAATCAATCGCCACCATGTCTATCGTGGCGTGAATCATCTGGCAGGCGATAGTGCGTTTCCAAATGAGATCATACAGTTTGAATTGTTCAGCGCTCAGGTATTTCTGCACATCGGCGGGCTGGTGCCTGATGGAAGTCGGTCTTATGGCTTCATGTGCTTCCTGGGCATTTTTTGACTTGGTCTTGAATAACCGGGCTTCTTTGGGTACGTTGATTGCGCCGTATTTTTCGGCAATCAATTCCCTGATTTCCAGCACCGCGTCAACCGACAAATTAACCGAATCGGTACGCATATAGGTAATCAATCCTGCGGTTTCACCCCCCAGGTCAATCCCTTCGTACAGTTGTTGGGCTACCATCATGGTGCGTTTGGTGGTAAAGCCCAGTTTGCGCGCTGCTTCCTGTTGCAAGGTCGACGTGATAAAAGGGGGTGCCGGATTGCGACTTCGTTGTTTTTTCTCAACTTTGACAACATGCAGCTTGCCGTCTGCAGCATCCAGCAAGGTTTGTTTGACCTGGCTGGCGTGCTCTTCAGTTTCAAAGCTGAACTGGTTGAGCTTTTCGCCATTGAAATGAGTCAATTTGGCTTTAAACGTTTGCTCCTGCGCTGTCAGTTCCGCATCTATACTCCAGTATTCCCGCGTTTTGAACGCTTCTATTTCCAGTTCCCGTTCGACAATCATTCGCAGGGCCGGACTTTGAACGCGTCCGGCGGACAGGCCGCGGCGAATCTTTTTCCAGAGTAAAGGGGATAATTTAAAACCCACAAGATAATCCAGAGCTCGTCGGGCCTGCTGGGCATTGATTAAATTGATCGAAAGTTCGGTCGGGTTGGCGATGGCTTCAGTCACCGCTTTCTTCGTGATTTCGTGAAAAATAACCCGGTGTACCGGCTTGTTTTTAAGCAGTTTTTTATCTTTCAACAATTCGTAAAGATGCCAGGAAATCGCTTCGCCTTCTCTATCAGGGTCAGTCGCGAGATAGAGGGTTTGAGCTTCTTTGATAGCTTTGCTAATGGCCTGCACATGGCGCTGGTTGCGATCAATGATTTCATATTTCATCGCAAAGTCATGTTCCGGATCTACAGCTCCCTCTTTAGGGATCAGATCCCTGACATGACCATAGGAGGCCAAAACATGAAAGTCTTTGCCCAGATATTTTTCAATCGTTTTAGCTTTTGCAGGGGATTCTACAATGACGAGGTTGTTACTCATTAGGTCTTTAATTCGAGGCCGGTTTAATGCAAGTAAGCAGGAATCTGATCGTAAACAATATCTTCCATTCGCGAAAAAGCAATTTCTTCATCGGGCTGACTTAACAATACCATCAAGACGATCCATTTCAGTTTTTCCAGAGAAATCTCTTCGTTTTCCAGTGCGACTGCACGGTCTATAACGAGTTCACGGTTGGCAGGCGACAGAATGCCGTTATGTTCAATAAACATCAAAAAATTGCGGCATTCAAGATCCAGTCTTTCAAGTTCCTGACTCGAAAATATACGGAAGGCATGCGAGGCCGAAGGATTGATTTTGCCTTGCAAACTCAAGGATTCCAGCCAATCGAAAGCCTTGCTGACTTCGGTTTGATCAAATCCCGCTTCTTCAAGTTCGTTCTTGATCATCTCACTATCGGGCAGGATTTCAATCTCATCCTCCATATAGTTTTCAAACAGATACATCAAGACATCAAAAATATTTTCTTTCATAGTGGTATTAAATTATTTAATGCGGGTGTAACACCCGCCGGGCATCGATTCAATGTAGCCTTGAAGTTCCATAACCAGCAACATTGACGAAATGACTTCAACGGATTGGCCTGTGCTTTCTACCAGTTTATCAACAGAAGTGGGGCTAAACATGATCAGATTCAATAATGTTTGTTGCTCCAGGTCAAGCATTGATTGTGATAAAGACGGCGTTGATATGGCATCTTGTTGATTGTATTGACCTAATTCTTCAAGAATATCCTGAGACGTTTCAACAAGTTTTGCGCCTTCTCTGATCAGCGCAT comes from Methylicorpusculum oleiharenae and encodes:
- the zapD gene encoding cell division protein ZapD, whose translation is MNTDIVYEFPLNERIRIFIRLELLFNQLSHFLEGNTEFDRRAAIDSMLDILTIFSRNDLKSEILKELDRHGKVLNQLANTEGVDTEKLIDILAELNQISKSLYADNGKIGIKVMESDLFQSISQRSSIPGGTCSFDLPAFHYWLEQDEEVQSMALDQWTKPFADIRKAIDLIMGFIRQSTRPVAKMASAGFFQLPLDKSLPLQLLRINVARDIPCFAEISGGKHRFTIRFMVPSIDGSRPTQTPDNIPFLLTCCQF
- the argJ gene encoding bifunctional glutamate N-acetyltransferase/amino-acid acetyltransferase ArgJ, with product MAVGALPFPPMHPVAGITLGTTCAGIKQTLRDDLLVVEMAPDSTCAAVFTQNAFCAAPVHVARAHLSKSPRWLLINSGNANAGTGASGMENALSSCAGLSELVNGDADQVLPFSTGVIGEPLRVDKIQAALPNAVRDLAIDHWEKAARAIMTTDTFAKGASQIIDIGGKTITITGISKGAGMIQPNMATMLAFIATDAKIAQPLLQACLTAAVEQSFNRITVDGDTSTNDACVLMASGGSEVPALRADTPAYAVFSQAVLALCKQLAEAIVRDGEGATKLMRIVVNTAASDEEAARVGKTIAHSPLVKTAFFASDPNWGRILAAVGRSGIDNMVLEAVDIYLGDVCIVKAGERAAGYTEAAGQHVMNQEEITVTVSLGRGQARQEILTCDFSYDYVKINAEYRT
- the coaE gene encoding dephospho-CoA kinase (Dephospho-CoA kinase (CoaE) performs the final step in coenzyme A biosynthesis.), with protein sequence MLRIGLTGGIGSGKTTVASLFAEQGIPIIDADELAKALVEPGQPALAKISQAFGEAMIDAKGSLDREALRNLVFADDEQKKKLEAILHPLVRDRIVSTVEELTGPYCIICVPLLFESGMNDLVDRVLVVDCPVSLQIERVKQRNQLSEPVILAIIAAQLSRESRNVRADELIDNTCDNSQLAEQVKKLHNLYLSLSLKQDNVVSEYRYSV
- the yacG gene encoding DNA gyrase inhibitor YacG, which translates into the protein MDNTDKPLTVKCPQCKRPVPWTQEQLFKPFCSERCKLIDLGEWAAEEKRIPGEPVYDENELEDTFYH
- a CDS encoding Nudix family hydrolase, giving the protein MKAALHVAVGVIKNALGEVLISLRPSTVHQGDLWEFPGGKVEAGESVEQALERELYEELAIQVEKASPLINIHHDYTDLSVNLDVWWVEKFSGIAHGREGQPIQWVLPDKLIDFAFPEANKPIISAVRLPPYYAILDDEDEQSLLTRLDNLLGQGVTLIQARLKSFTLQQAAEFFVHAQPLCRAKGARLLVNSGVEGFEKLDADGVHLTSRHLMALTQKPPFKGWIAASCHNPVELLQAQKLGLDFAVLAPVLPTPTHPMTPSLGWQKFHEWVNPINIPVYALGGVSRESLDEARKMGGQGISGIRTFLS
- the topA gene encoding type I DNA topoisomerase; translated protein: MSNNLVIVESPAKAKTIEKYLGKDFHVLASYGHVRDLIPKEGAVDPEHDFAMKYEIIDRNQRHVQAISKAIKEAQTLYLATDPDREGEAISWHLYELLKDKKLLKNKPVHRVIFHEITKKAVTEAIANPTELSINLINAQQARRALDYLVGFKLSPLLWKKIRRGLSAGRVQSPALRMIVERELEIEAFKTREYWSIDAELTAQEQTFKAKLTHFNGEKLNQFSFETEEHASQVKQTLLDAADGKLHVVKVEKKQRSRNPAPPFITSTLQQEAARKLGFTTKRTMMVAQQLYEGIDLGGETAGLITYMRTDSVNLSVDAVLEIRELIAEKYGAINVPKEARLFKTKSKNAQEAHEAIRPTSIRHQPADVQKYLSAEQFKLYDLIWKRTIACQMIHATIDMVAIDFCCGEEQQHLFRATGSTIAKPGFMAVYLEGIDDTQEGDDKENFLPALEQGRPVPLNDILAGQHFTEPPPRYSEASLVKTLEEHGIGRPSTYASIISTLQNREYVTLESKRFYPTDVGRIVNKFLTEHFTKYVDYDFTANLEDELDAVSRGEKEWIPLMHAFWNPFNTLIHEKDESVQRKDVTHEAIDEKCPECGSQLSIRLGRNGRFIGCNNYPECSYTRNLNEDGSSADAPEVVEGRTCPKCDSPLVIKAGKYGKFIGCSAYPKCKHIEPLEKPLDTGVTCPQCKAGTILKRKSRFGKIFYSCSEYPKCNYALWDAPIKEECPSCQWPILTVKSTKRRGVEKVCPQKDCKYATPYEGDPEDVNGPKELAATQ